A single region of the Streptomyces sp. NBC_01262 genome encodes:
- a CDS encoding amino acid adenylation domain-containing protein: MSAPSVAPSSAPRRPLLAAQEGIWTGQQLDLDSPAYNTAEYVRILGPVDTAAFATALRHVVAETEALNIRFAVHRGRPWQITAPVTDWQPYIAELAPGAARAWMTGDLARPVDLERDPLFGHALLRTGPEEYWWYHRVHHIALDGFGLALVARRVAEVYTALVGGGPVGDSGFGTLDSVLAEERAYRDSDRFARDRTYWARRFADQPAVAGLAEGTALPARHFLRQAGDLGAEDTEALRAVARELGVTWPDVILAVTAAYLHRATGMDDIVLSLPVMGRLGSVSLRVPAMVRNVLPLRTTVGGADSPRDLARRISDELRSARPHQRYRYERLRRDLKLLGGQRRLSGPGVNIMPFEYDLRFAGHRSTVHNLSAGPVDDLAVNVYDRAEGAATGAGLRIAVDAHPELYGEAELATHHQGLLELLREAVAAPGLPLGPGSSPRASVTVLDGGPLARPALPVLDLIAGHAARRGGVIAIEHDGRSVTYAELLGSARHLARRLAARGIGAGSLVAVVLPRGIDAVTAILGVLMAGAAYCPLDPAAPASRTAALLADAAPALVITAAEYAASTAGAAEGGCGPSTAPGDPAYVIYTSGSTGRPKGVTISHRSLAHFVAGAGERYGFGSEDRVLQFAPLHFDASVEEIFLTLCAGATLVVRTDDMTESVPRLTAACERLRITVLALPTAYWHELSYALSTGTAALPGSVRTVVIGGEAALPERVDRWREAVGPSVRLFNTYGPTEATVVATVAALHDPDLAPGDVPIGRPLPGTRAAVVGEELYLLGDALALGYRGAPAGEESRFAPLGRLPGAPRAYRTGDLVRLGADGQLRFAGRADGEFKISGHRVHPAEVETVLLAHPGIREAAVVGQVLPDGTRRLAAYVVASSGPDRPTAVGIREHLRAALPAVMVPSAVEFTGRLPRTGSGKIDRKALGAVKPRQATAPAADSSVERAITATWEQILGVGSIAPHDDFFDLGAHSLQVIQAANRLGTELARDIRVAWLFQHPTAAGLAAFLDQRHQDDAPSRELPGAVLADAALDEDIRPGTATRAPAAPRRILLTGATGFVGAHLLAELLDATDAEIVCPVRAASPADAADRVRQALADRRISLTAAAGQRITAVPADLARPRLGLDTALFAELAGTCELILHNAATVSIMREYATLSAANTHSTHQLLRMAAAHSIPLHLVSTLSVAPSRRDSPEVPEAFLPPHPGLVHGYQQSKWASERLLEQAAGRGLPVAVHRLGRVVGAPGTGCVNERDFLWSVLRSGIPAGILPELFEAEVWTPVDYVARAVVRLSLTAHPPGAVYNHAPAPPVQLADVYAWVREYGYPVKEMPLALWRTELPRAADVAATTAAFFDSWNSGDTTAAPDLGLGQVRADNARRALDGSGITCPPLDRALMFRYLDTCVATGVLPAPAPGN, translated from the coding sequence GTGAGCGCCCCGAGCGTCGCCCCGAGCAGCGCCCCGCGCCGGCCTCTGCTGGCCGCCCAGGAGGGAATCTGGACCGGCCAGCAGCTCGACCTGGACAGCCCCGCCTACAACACCGCCGAATACGTACGGATCCTCGGCCCCGTCGACACGGCCGCCTTCGCCACCGCGCTGCGCCACGTGGTCGCCGAGACCGAGGCGCTCAACATCCGCTTCGCCGTGCACCGGGGCCGCCCCTGGCAGATCACGGCGCCGGTCACGGACTGGCAGCCGTACATCGCGGAACTGGCACCCGGCGCGGCGCGGGCCTGGATGACCGGCGACCTGGCCCGGCCTGTCGACCTCGAACGCGACCCGCTCTTCGGGCACGCGCTGCTGCGGACGGGCCCCGAGGAGTACTGGTGGTACCACCGCGTCCACCACATCGCGCTCGACGGCTTCGGCCTCGCGCTCGTCGCCCGCCGCGTCGCCGAGGTCTACACGGCCCTGGTGGGCGGCGGGCCGGTCGGCGACAGCGGCTTCGGCACACTGGACTCGGTGCTGGCGGAGGAGCGCGCCTACCGCGACTCCGACCGCTTCGCCCGGGACCGTACGTACTGGGCGCGGCGGTTCGCCGACCAACCGGCGGTGGCAGGCCTCGCCGAAGGCACGGCGCTCCCGGCCAGGCACTTCCTGCGCCAAGCGGGCGACCTCGGCGCCGAGGACACCGAGGCGCTGCGCGCGGTCGCCCGCGAGCTGGGGGTGACCTGGCCCGATGTCATCCTGGCCGTAACCGCCGCCTACCTGCACCGGGCCACCGGCATGGACGACATCGTGCTGAGCCTGCCCGTGATGGGGCGGCTGGGCTCGGTCTCGCTGCGCGTCCCGGCCATGGTGCGCAACGTGCTGCCCCTGCGGACCACGGTCGGCGGAGCGGACAGCCCGCGCGACCTGGCGCGCCGGATCTCCGACGAGCTGAGGTCCGCCCGCCCCCACCAGCGCTACCGCTACGAGCGGTTGCGCCGCGACCTCAAGCTGCTCGGCGGGCAACGCCGGCTCTCCGGGCCGGGCGTCAACATCATGCCCTTCGAGTACGACCTGCGCTTCGCCGGACACCGCAGCACCGTCCACAACCTGTCCGCCGGGCCGGTCGACGACCTGGCGGTCAACGTCTACGACCGGGCGGAGGGCGCGGCCACGGGCGCGGGTCTGCGGATCGCCGTCGACGCCCACCCGGAGCTGTACGGGGAAGCCGAACTCGCCACGCACCACCAGGGGTTGCTGGAGCTGCTTCGCGAGGCCGTCGCCGCCCCCGGACTACCACTTGGGCCCGGTTCGTCGCCCCGGGCCTCCGTCACCGTGCTCGACGGCGGTCCGCTCGCCCGTCCGGCCCTGCCCGTCCTCGACCTGATCGCGGGCCACGCCGCCCGGCGCGGCGGCGTCATCGCGATCGAGCACGACGGCCGGAGCGTCACCTACGCCGAACTGCTCGGCTCCGCCCGGCACCTGGCCCGCCGGCTCGCCGCCCGGGGCATCGGTGCCGGCTCGCTGGTGGCCGTCGTGCTGCCACGCGGCATCGACGCGGTCACCGCGATCCTCGGCGTCCTGATGGCCGGGGCCGCGTACTGCCCGCTCGACCCGGCCGCGCCCGCCTCCCGTACGGCGGCGCTGCTGGCGGACGCGGCCCCGGCGCTGGTCATCACCGCCGCCGAGTACGCGGCCTCGACGGCCGGTGCGGCGGAGGGTGGTTGCGGTCCCTCCACCGCACCGGGCGACCCGGCCTACGTCATCTACACCTCGGGCTCCACGGGCCGGCCCAAGGGCGTGACGATCAGCCACCGTTCGCTGGCGCACTTCGTCGCCGGAGCCGGTGAGCGCTACGGCTTCGGCAGCGAGGACCGGGTGCTGCAGTTCGCACCGCTGCACTTCGACGCCAGCGTCGAGGAGATCTTCCTGACGCTGTGCGCCGGCGCCACCCTCGTCGTGCGGACCGACGACATGACCGAGTCCGTGCCGCGCCTGACGGCCGCCTGCGAACGGCTGCGGATCACCGTCCTCGCCCTGCCCACGGCCTACTGGCACGAGCTCTCCTACGCCCTGTCCACCGGCACCGCCGCCTTGCCGGGCAGCGTCCGTACGGTCGTCATCGGCGGCGAGGCCGCCCTGCCCGAGCGGGTCGACCGATGGCGCGAGGCCGTCGGGCCCTCGGTCCGGCTGTTCAACACCTACGGGCCGACCGAGGCCACGGTCGTCGCCACCGTGGCCGCCCTCCACGACCCGGACCTGGCCCCCGGCGACGTCCCGATCGGCCGCCCGCTGCCCGGCACCCGGGCAGCCGTGGTCGGCGAGGAGTTGTACCTCCTGGGCGACGCCCTGGCCCTGGGCTACCGGGGCGCCCCGGCGGGGGAGGAGTCCCGCTTCGCCCCGCTCGGCCGGCTGCCCGGCGCGCCGCGCGCATATCGCACCGGTGACCTGGTGCGGCTGGGGGCCGACGGGCAACTGCGCTTCGCCGGGCGGGCCGACGGCGAGTTCAAGATCAGCGGGCACCGGGTGCACCCGGCCGAGGTCGAGACCGTACTCCTCGCGCATCCCGGGATCCGGGAGGCCGCCGTCGTAGGCCAGGTGCTGCCGGACGGGACGCGGCGGCTGGCGGCGTACGTCGTGGCGTCCAGCGGCCCGGATCGGCCGACGGCCGTCGGGATCCGGGAGCACCTGCGGGCGGCCCTGCCCGCCGTGATGGTGCCGTCAGCCGTGGAGTTCACCGGCCGGCTGCCCCGCACCGGCTCGGGGAAGATCGACCGGAAGGCGCTCGGCGCGGTCAAGCCCCGCCAGGCCACGGCACCGGCGGCAGACAGCTCCGTGGAACGCGCCATCACCGCCACCTGGGAACAGATCCTGGGCGTCGGGAGCATCGCGCCGCACGACGACTTCTTCGACCTCGGGGCCCACTCGCTCCAGGTCATCCAGGCCGCCAACCGGCTCGGCACGGAACTGGCCCGGGACATACGCGTCGCCTGGCTGTTCCAGCACCCCACGGCCGCCGGGCTCGCGGCCTTCCTGGACCAGCGGCACCAGGACGACGCACCCAGCCGGGAACTCCCCGGGGCCGTCCTCGCCGACGCCGCTCTCGACGAGGACATCCGCCCCGGCACCGCCACCCGCGCGCCCGCCGCACCCCGGCGGATCCTGCTCACCGGCGCCACCGGCTTCGTCGGGGCCCACCTGCTGGCCGAACTCCTCGACGCCACCGACGCCGAGATCGTCTGCCCCGTCCGGGCCGCCAGCCCCGCCGACGCCGCCGACCGTGTCCGTCAGGCCCTGGCCGACCGACGGATCTCCCTGACGGCAGCGGCCGGACAACGGATCACCGCCGTCCCCGCCGACCTCGCCCGCCCCCGACTCGGCCTCGACACCGCCCTGTTCGCCGAACTGGCCGGGACCTGCGAGCTGATCCTCCACAACGCCGCGACGGTCAGCATCATGCGCGAGTACGCCACCCTCAGCGCGGCCAACACCCACTCCACTCACCAACTGCTGCGCATGGCGGCCGCCCACTCCATCCCCCTGCACCTCGTCTCGACGCTCTCCGTCGCCCCGTCCCGCCGTGACAGCCCCGAAGTGCCCGAGGCCTTCCTGCCGCCCCACCCCGGGCTGGTCCACGGCTACCAGCAGTCGAAGTGGGCCTCCGAACGCCTGCTGGAACAGGCCGCCGGACGCGGCCTGCCCGTCGCCGTCCACCGGCTGGGCCGGGTCGTGGGAGCGCCCGGGACCGGCTGCGTCAACGAGCGGGACTTCCTGTGGAGCGTGCTCCGCTCGGGCATCCCCGCCGGGATCCTCCCCGAGCTGTTCGAGGCCGAGGTCTGGACGCCGGTCGACTACGTCGCACGGGCCGTCGTACGGCTGTCCCTGACCGCGCACCCGCCCGGCGCGGTGTACAACCACGCCCCGGCCCCGCCGGTGCAGCTCGCCGATGTCTACGCGTGGGTGCGGGAGTACGGCTACCCGGTGAAGGAGATGCCGCTCGCCCTGTGGCGTACGGAGCTGCCCCGCGCCGCCGATGTCGCGGCTACCACCGCGGCCTTCTTCGACTCCTGGAACAGCGGCGACACCACCGCCGCACCGGATCTGGGCCTGGGGCAGGTCCGCGCCGACAACGCGCGCAGGGCGCTCGACGGCAGCGGGATCACCTGCCCGCCGCTCGACCGCGCCCTGATGTTCCGCTACCTCGACACCTGCGTGGCCACCGGCGTCCTTCCGGCCCCGGCGCCCGGGAACTGA
- a CDS encoding phosphopantetheine-binding protein, which produces MPETLTLDSFRSDLAELLHQRPDEVDLEENPLDAGLDSLRITTLAERWRAAGARVSFVELAERTSFAQWWQLLSERLT; this is translated from the coding sequence ATGCCCGAGACCCTGACGCTGGACAGCTTCCGCAGCGACCTCGCGGAGTTACTGCACCAGCGGCCCGACGAGGTCGACCTTGAGGAGAACCCCCTGGACGCGGGCCTGGACTCGCTGCGCATCACCACACTCGCCGAGCGCTGGCGGGCCGCCGGTGCCCGGGTGAGCTTCGTGGAACTCGCCGAGCGCACCTCGTTCGCCCAGTGGTGGCAGCTGCTGTCCGAGCGGCTGACGTGA
- a CDS encoding long-chain-fatty-acid--CoA ligase has protein sequence MTGTPTTLVETARLNARHRPLTPAVLCEGRSLGYGELHQESNRIAHAIRAAGLAPGARVAYLGKESEHYYEILFGCAKSGTVLVPVNWRLTAPEVGHILSDSGSELLFLEQEFAPVLDRLPAAPPATVVRLGTPDGFPAWKAPHPDTEPDWAPDPDTPVAQLYTSGTTGLPKGVVLAHRSFFAIRDALASEGLDWIDFRAGDIALIGIPGFHIGGLWWAAQNFNAGVTVVAMRAFAARDAVDLIRDLGVTTACVVPAMLRLMLTEPGVVPADFTTLRKTVYGGSPISEALLEASLAMFGCEFAQIYGLTETGNTAVCLPPADHIPGHPRMKAAGHPYPGIRAKVIDGQGRELPPGAVGEVCLATPARMVEYWGLPDRTAETLVDGWIHTGDAGYVDDDGYIFIRDRIKDAILVAGENVYPAEIESALEHHPAVAEAVIVGAPDERWGESVHAFVVAAPGPEPSPRELHRFLVERLAAFKLPARYEFIDTVPRNPSGKILRRELRDRFWADSERKVN, from the coding sequence ATGACCGGAACACCGACGACGCTCGTCGAGACCGCGCGCCTCAACGCCCGGCACCGGCCCCTGACCCCGGCCGTCCTGTGCGAGGGACGCAGCCTCGGCTACGGCGAACTCCACCAGGAGAGCAACCGCATCGCCCACGCCATCCGGGCCGCCGGACTGGCGCCCGGGGCGCGGGTGGCGTACCTCGGCAAGGAGTCCGAGCACTACTACGAGATCCTCTTCGGCTGCGCCAAGAGCGGCACCGTCCTGGTGCCCGTCAACTGGCGGCTCACGGCCCCCGAGGTCGGCCACATCCTCTCCGACTCCGGCAGTGAACTGCTCTTCCTGGAGCAGGAGTTCGCGCCGGTCCTTGATCGCCTCCCGGCCGCGCCCCCGGCGACCGTCGTCCGGCTGGGAACCCCCGACGGATTCCCGGCCTGGAAGGCCCCTCACCCCGATACGGAGCCGGACTGGGCCCCGGACCCGGACACCCCGGTCGCCCAGCTCTACACCAGCGGCACCACCGGCCTGCCCAAGGGCGTCGTGCTCGCCCACCGCAGCTTCTTCGCGATCCGTGACGCCCTGGCGAGCGAGGGGCTGGACTGGATCGACTTCAGGGCCGGGGACATCGCCCTGATCGGCATACCCGGCTTCCACATCGGCGGACTGTGGTGGGCGGCCCAGAACTTCAACGCCGGAGTGACCGTCGTGGCGATGCGCGCCTTCGCCGCCCGCGACGCCGTGGACCTCATCCGGGACCTCGGCGTCACGACCGCCTGCGTCGTCCCCGCCATGCTGCGGCTGATGCTGACCGAACCCGGCGTCGTCCCCGCCGACTTCACCACACTGCGTAAGACGGTCTACGGCGGTTCGCCCATCTCCGAGGCGCTGCTGGAGGCGAGCCTGGCCATGTTCGGCTGCGAGTTCGCCCAGATCTACGGACTCACCGAGACCGGCAACACCGCCGTCTGCCTGCCCCCGGCCGACCACATCCCCGGCCACCCCCGAATGAAGGCGGCCGGACACCCCTACCCCGGCATCCGGGCGAAGGTCATCGACGGGCAGGGCCGCGAACTGCCGCCGGGAGCGGTCGGCGAGGTCTGCCTGGCCACCCCGGCCCGCATGGTGGAGTACTGGGGGCTTCCCGACCGTACGGCCGAGACCCTGGTCGACGGCTGGATCCACACCGGGGACGCCGGATACGTCGACGACGACGGCTACATCTTCATCCGGGACCGCATCAAGGACGCCATCCTCGTCGCGGGCGAGAACGTCTACCCCGCCGAGATCGAAAGCGCCCTGGAACACCACCCGGCCGTCGCGGAAGCCGTGATCGTCGGGGCGCCCGACGAACGCTGGGGCGAGAGCGTCCACGCCTTCGTGGTCGCCGCACCCGGCCCGGAGCCGAGCCCGCGCGAGCTGCACCGCTTCCTCGTCGAACGGCTCGCCGCCTTCAAGCTGCCCGCCCGGTACGAGTTCATCGACACCGTCCCGCGCAACCCCAGCGGGAAGATCCTGCGCCGTGAGCTGCGCGACCGCTTCTGGGCCGACTCCGAACGCAAGGTCAACTGA
- the scoD gene encoding (2E)-enoyl-ACP glycyltransferase: MTRSDLMARVLRPYKENCRYLRSAAVTSRDGLAAARCEFTIPQSCYIDDTGHLNSVEANICYNQMMYYLVARSVRESLIDGLKDWTMDDYWKRQLPDILIARFAGNFRRPIDARAFSGEMEFHSLARRSPGGAAPFIVAETSFRYWDAHGGRCDGEVTLALVNIP; encoded by the coding sequence ATGACGCGCAGCGACCTGATGGCCCGGGTGCTGCGGCCGTACAAGGAGAACTGCAGATATCTGCGGTCGGCCGCCGTCACCTCCCGCGACGGTCTCGCGGCGGCGCGCTGCGAATTCACGATCCCCCAGTCGTGCTACATCGACGACACCGGGCATCTGAACTCGGTGGAAGCCAACATCTGTTACAACCAGATGATGTATTACCTGGTCGCCAGATCCGTCCGGGAATCCCTGATCGACGGTCTGAAGGACTGGACCATGGACGACTACTGGAAGCGCCAGCTTCCGGACATCCTCATAGCCCGCTTCGCCGGGAACTTCCGCCGGCCCATTGATGCCCGTGCTTTCTCGGGCGAGATGGAATTCCACTCCCTGGCCCGGAGATCCCCGGGCGGCGCGGCCCCGTTCATCGTCGCCGAGACCTCTTTTCGCTACTGGGACGCCCACGGCGGGCGCTGCGACGGCGAAGTGACCCTCGCCCTCGTCAACATCCCGTAA
- the scoE gene encoding (3R)-3-[(carboxymethyl)amino]fatty acid oxygenase/decarboxylase translates to MKITSQPGKEFGATVEGFDHTTASAADIDLLKRSVYSEKIAVLKGQELSPRQFLELGKRLGRPETYYEPMYQHPEVEEIFVSSNVPEGGKQIGVPKTGKFWHADYQFMPDPFGLTLIYPQVIPRKNRGTYFIDMGKAYEKLPDALKEEIRGTYCRHSVRKYFKIRPHDVYRPISEVIDEVERKTPAVLQPTTFTHPMTGETVLYVSEGFTVGIEDAEGKPLDTDVLHRLFEVTGQLDESFGHGNIHLQGFEQGDLLVWDNRSLIHRARHTTTPEPTVSYRVTVHDDRRLFDGPGPS, encoded by the coding sequence ATGAAGATCACGAGTCAGCCCGGCAAGGAATTCGGCGCCACGGTCGAGGGATTCGACCACACCACGGCGTCGGCGGCCGACATCGACCTCCTCAAGCGCAGTGTGTACTCGGAGAAGATCGCGGTGCTGAAGGGGCAGGAGCTGTCACCGCGTCAGTTCCTGGAGCTGGGAAAGCGGCTGGGCCGTCCGGAGACGTACTACGAGCCGATGTACCAGCACCCCGAGGTCGAGGAGATATTCGTCTCCTCGAACGTCCCCGAGGGCGGCAAGCAGATCGGTGTGCCGAAGACCGGCAAGTTCTGGCACGCCGACTACCAGTTCATGCCGGACCCGTTCGGCCTCACCCTCATCTACCCGCAGGTGATTCCCCGGAAGAACCGCGGCACTTACTTCATCGACATGGGAAAGGCGTACGAGAAACTCCCCGACGCGCTGAAGGAGGAGATCCGGGGAACGTACTGCCGGCACAGCGTGCGCAAGTACTTCAAGATCCGCCCGCATGACGTCTACCGGCCGATCTCGGAGGTCATCGACGAGGTCGAGCGCAAGACCCCGGCCGTCCTCCAGCCGACCACCTTCACCCACCCCATGACCGGTGAGACGGTTCTCTACGTCAGCGAGGGCTTCACCGTCGGCATCGAAGACGCCGAGGGCAAGCCGCTGGACACCGACGTGCTGCACAGACTCTTCGAGGTCACCGGCCAGCTCGACGAGAGCTTCGGCCACGGCAACATCCATCTCCAGGGCTTCGAGCAGGGCGACCTGCTCGTCTGGGACAACCGCAGCCTCATCCACCGGGCCCGCCACACCACCACCCCCGAGCCCACGGTCTCCTACCGGGTCACCGTCCACGACGACCGCAGGCTCTTCGACGGGCCCGGCCCGTCATGA
- a CDS encoding acyl carrier protein: MSTTTYDQLVDIIAAVHDAPPDVIHPAATFTELDVDSLTLVEISMRVERSLGVAVDDSELRPDLTLAATAELIDAKRAH; the protein is encoded by the coding sequence ATGAGCACCACCACCTACGACCAACTGGTCGACATCATCGCCGCAGTGCACGACGCCCCGCCCGACGTGATCCACCCCGCGGCGACCTTCACGGAACTGGACGTCGACTCCCTGACGCTCGTCGAGATCAGCATGCGCGTCGAGCGCTCTCTCGGGGTCGCCGTGGACGACTCCGAGCTACGGCCGGATCTCACACTCGCCGCGACCGCCGAGCTGATCGACGCCAAACGGGCGCACTGA
- a CDS encoding beta-ketoacyl-ACP synthase III codes for MPRTPACPPAPAAVLCGLGGWLPPRVVTNEELARRLDTTDAWIRTRTGIGSRHVIEPGQATSDLAVQAGRRALLSAGDGAVDAVIVATTTPDRSCPATAPVVAAGLGLTGAAAFDVGAVCTGFVYGLASAVGLIAAGVARRVLLIGADAYSTIVDPEDRANAIIFGDGAGAVVLRAGEADEPGAVGHFDLGSDGTREDLIMVAAGGSRQRPSPGEDGRRDRHFSMRGKEVYRHAVTRMAASARSMLGDAGWKIDDVDRFVPHQANLRIIHSVAEELQLPLDRCVSNVGTVGNTGAASIPLALADAASRDTLRPGARVLLTAFGGGLTWGSALLTWPELPVPTYRPHEEKNPA; via the coding sequence GTGCCCCGCACCCCCGCATGCCCACCCGCGCCCGCCGCCGTCCTGTGCGGGCTGGGCGGCTGGCTGCCGCCCCGCGTGGTGACCAACGAGGAACTCGCCCGCCGGCTGGACACCACCGACGCCTGGATCCGGACCCGTACGGGGATCGGCAGCCGGCATGTCATCGAACCAGGGCAGGCGACCTCGGACCTGGCGGTCCAGGCGGGCAGGCGCGCCCTGCTGTCCGCGGGCGACGGCGCCGTGGACGCGGTGATCGTCGCGACGACCACCCCCGACCGGTCCTGCCCGGCCACCGCGCCGGTTGTGGCCGCCGGACTCGGGCTCACCGGGGCCGCGGCGTTCGACGTGGGCGCGGTGTGCACGGGCTTCGTGTACGGGCTGGCGTCGGCCGTGGGCCTGATCGCCGCCGGGGTGGCCCGGCGGGTCCTGCTCATCGGCGCGGACGCGTACTCCACCATCGTGGACCCCGAGGACCGGGCCAACGCGATCATCTTCGGGGACGGCGCCGGTGCCGTCGTCCTGCGGGCCGGGGAGGCGGACGAGCCCGGCGCGGTCGGCCACTTCGACCTCGGCAGCGACGGCACGCGGGAAGACCTGATCATGGTGGCCGCCGGTGGCTCGCGGCAGCGCCCGTCCCCGGGGGAGGACGGCCGTCGGGACCGGCACTTCTCGATGCGCGGCAAGGAGGTCTACCGCCACGCGGTCACCCGGATGGCCGCCTCGGCCCGCAGCATGCTCGGCGACGCGGGCTGGAAGATCGACGACGTCGATCGCTTCGTCCCCCATCAGGCCAATCTGCGCATCATCCACTCGGTGGCCGAGGAGCTCCAACTCCCCCTGGACCGCTGTGTGTCCAACGTCGGGACGGTGGGGAACACCGGCGCCGCCTCCATCCCGCTCGCGCTGGCCGACGCCGCCTCCCGGGACACCCTCCGGCCGGGGGCGCGGGTCCTGCTCACCGCGTTCGGAGGAGGACTCACCTGGGGCTCGGCGCTTCTGACCTGGCCTGAGCTTCCCGTACCGACCTACCGACCCCATGAGGAGAAGAACCCGGCATGA
- a CDS encoding MFS transporter: MTAILSPPATPAPPRQHLGLPLLVLAAAQLVISLDFNIVYVALPAIDADLGFGGQDLQWVVSAYVVATGGLLLLGGRAADLLGRRRMFVLAALLYAGSSLVGGLSGSAAVLVAVRAVQGVGGALLFPATVSLINTIHEEGPSRNRALAVWGAAGAGGLCFGSLLGGVLVETFGWPAVFLVNVPLAGAIALAGWLLFPADRPPSRRRRFDVLGALTATTGVTSLVVALVRAPEAGWGSRSVTGCAALAALSLALFALVESRARDPLVPARLLAHRSLITAMLLAAVFSATFSSMPYFLTLYFQTLHGYGAFTTGLAFLLPAVLIAAGTQAGGKAASAFGARPTLLGGMLLGAAGAALLGLALTAPGSGSYAFLLPGTVLLSLGQGAAWTGIWITAAAGVAPADQGVASGMASTALQVGGAVGLALLVGAADSGGGSLAGAGLLDGLRTAVFVIAAGICCGALVSLALRKSPVRTGL, translated from the coding sequence ATGACCGCGATATTATCGCCGCCCGCGACGCCCGCACCGCCCCGGCAGCACTTAGGACTTCCGCTGCTCGTCCTGGCAGCCGCGCAGTTGGTGATTTCGCTCGACTTCAACATCGTGTACGTGGCACTGCCGGCCATCGACGCGGATCTGGGCTTCGGCGGCCAGGACCTGCAGTGGGTGGTGAGCGCCTATGTCGTGGCCACCGGGGGACTGCTGCTCCTCGGCGGCCGGGCAGCGGATCTGCTGGGGCGGCGCCGGATGTTCGTCCTCGCGGCGCTGCTGTACGCGGGCTCCTCGCTGGTCGGCGGCCTGTCCGGGTCGGCCGCCGTCCTGGTCGCGGTCCGGGCGGTCCAGGGCGTCGGGGGAGCGCTGCTGTTCCCGGCCACCGTCTCGCTGATCAACACGATCCATGAGGAGGGGCCGAGCCGTAACCGGGCGCTGGCCGTGTGGGGCGCCGCCGGCGCCGGGGGCCTGTGCTTCGGCTCGCTGCTCGGCGGCGTCCTGGTGGAGACCTTCGGCTGGCCCGCGGTCTTCCTGGTCAACGTCCCGCTGGCCGGAGCCATCGCGTTGGCGGGGTGGCTGCTGTTCCCCGCCGACCGGCCGCCTTCGCGGCGGCGCCGGTTCGACGTCCTGGGGGCGCTGACCGCGACGACGGGCGTCACATCGCTGGTGGTCGCCCTGGTGCGGGCCCCCGAGGCGGGCTGGGGCAGCCGGTCCGTCACCGGGTGCGCGGCGCTCGCCGCACTGTCCCTGGCCCTGTTCGCCCTCGTCGAGTCCCGGGCCCGTGATCCCCTGGTGCCGGCCCGGCTCCTCGCCCACCGGAGCCTGATCACGGCGATGCTCCTGGCCGCCGTCTTCAGTGCCACGTTCAGCTCGATGCCGTACTTCCTCACCCTGTACTTCCAGACGCTGCACGGCTACGGCGCCTTCACCACCGGCCTCGCCTTCCTGTTGCCCGCGGTCCTGATCGCCGCCGGTACGCAGGCCGGGGGGAAGGCCGCGTCCGCCTTCGGCGCTCGGCCCACCCTGCTGGGCGGGATGCTGCTGGGCGCGGCCGGGGCCGCACTGCTCGGCCTGGCGCTCACCGCCCCCGGCAGCGGCTCCTACGCCTTCCTGCTGCCCGGGACCGTGCTGCTGAGCCTCGGCCAGGGAGCCGCCTGGACCGGTATCTGGATCACCGCGGCGGCCGGGGTCGCCCCGGCCGACCAAGGGGTCGCCTCCGGCATGGCGTCGACCGCGCTTCAGGTCGGCGGCGCGGTGGGGCTGGCCCTCCTGGTCGGCGCCGCCGACTCCGGTGGCGGGTCCCTGGCCGGCGCCGGACTGCTGGACGGTCTGCGCACCGCCGTGTTCGTGATCGCCGCCGGAATCTGCTGCGGCGCCCTGGTGTCACTGGCCCTGCGCAAGTCCCCGGTCCGAACCGGACTCTGA